From Rhopalosiphum padi isolate XX-2018 chromosome 2, ASM2088224v1, whole genome shotgun sequence:
AGGTATTGTTGGTCGTCAGAAAACGgtaaagaagaaaaattaaaagagaATATAAAGTTGCCCTCTTTCGTCTGGCAATGGGAACATGAATGGAAGTTGGAAACTACGTTCGAAGAAAACGATTTAGACGACGAtgtgagatatatatatataattacaagttacaacaataatttttatatacatgcgacgtgcctataataatatattgagtgcattgtatttaaaattaacatttttatttactgttcGTCAGGGATGGACATATGCAGTCGATTTTTGTGCAAAGTTTTATCCAATCAAACGTTGGAATTCATGCGTTAGGAGGAGGAAATGGTACAGGAATCGAATGTACACGGGCACAAATTCTTGGTGTATAATTTCTCCTCTGCACAAAGATTTTACTCAGGTCTTGGAACCGAACGAATTTGCCATGTAGTATAGACGAATGAACGtgtgtatgtaataattttcattttaccaCTGTACAGGAACCATTTATTTGTGTGAGCATTGGAGGGCATAAGATACCTGGAGCCGAACTTGGTGTCATCATGGTGTGGGCTGTGACAGCGCAAGGAAGGGTAAAtagacatttatataatttttaatagattctcaaattataataacaaaacaacatataatttttgttctaaAAGATCTTGAATTACAGATTTTCTAccgtaaaaatgtaaacaaaacatGGCCTGAAGGCTGTTTGTGGATCTGTGTTCCGACAAAAGAGGGCAGTGAATCTAGATACATTGATTGTGGTCCGTCTGGTTCTGTTTGGGTAGTTTTATGGAGTGGTCTCATACTAGTCAGAAAAGAAGTCAGTGCTGAAACACCACAAGGTTAGTATAATAGACCTATACTTGTAtagattgataatttatttattggttcttattcaattttttgtCATGCTAATAAAgttgtcttaaatattttaaaggtaaaaaatgGATTATTGTTGAATCTCCGGAATCAGATTCAAAAATAACTCAATTATCAGTCGGGCTTCAATCAGTGTGGGCAATTACTAATGATTCTAGAGTATGGTATAGAAAAGGAATTGATCAAAATCTCAATGAAGGAATTTGTTGGGTTAAATTAAACACTTTTATGTTTTCTGTCTCCGTAACCCCAAACGATCAAGTAAATTCtgcaaattatttcaaaatttcacgaataaataacgatttttattttaatattgataggtATTTTCAGTGGGCTTAGATAGACATTTATACTTTAGGAGTGAGGTATCTAAAAATCATCCTACTGGGAAAAAATGGGTTCATATACAGGCATCTATTGAAATCGAACAACCTAAAGTACAAgaggtaaaattaaatttatttaattttaaattgtaaaattaaattttatcgtcACAAATAGGAAATAGATTAGaattttacttagattttatattttaaatatatttttaaccaattggaaaattgtatttattttttcaagacAAAACTAGAAGGGATAGAATCATGGATATCATCATCATTTACAGAGCCTTCCCATTCTGCTCCAACACGTCTAGTTGGAAatgattcaaaaaataatttaaacttgaagTATACCTATGGCCAAgcctattattacttattagttatcagtagaaaaattttttaatttaagttgttTGTTTTTAGTGCTAAAGAAATTAAACCTTCTCAACGCAGAGTGTCTGCTTGGAGTCCTAAACTTAGCATTGGTTCATTAATTGGTATGGAAGCTAAACCGGATTCATTTATGGAAATTCAAAGTaatatttcaattcaaaaacCAAAAACATTTTGGAGTTCTGTAGTGGGAGGTTCCATTGAACCAGATGTATGTTTTATATCACAatggtaattatatttatttattactttaaacaaTGTCTTATacgatataaaatcaaatttgtatttaccagccatttatttttaattatttggtatggaattgtatttaattagttattatattttataggtttaattCTCCAAAAGatagagaaaatatttttaaaagtaaatggaGACGAGAAATATTGgacaaattaattgaattaagaTTAAAAGAAAAAGAATTTCAACAAATTACCTCTTTTGCTTTATGATCATGTTCAAATTCAATTTTccattcataaacattttttaaattaaatatttatggataaaatcaatttagatctgtaaaaaaattgttatattatttctaatctaTGAGCTAATATGTATACTTGGAGGTTAGAAGTTGGGAAGTTGGAAAGAATCCAAGACCTAAGAAAAAATAAAGACCTTATTCGCTTGttaagattttgaaataaagccAATGTTGAATCCTGTATGCAAATACCATCATAAAAATTGGTCTGaattagttgaaaaataaatatttactttgtatttttaatttatgtttttttttttttatatatataatttgtgtaacatttgtataaataaaataataataccaattaaatagTGTTCTTTATGATTAATACTTTAATCTACTTATGATaacaatcattaaattattcttacattgctacattaaaatgtttgatagcCACTCTAACAATCTAATATAAATTCTAGTTGGTTTATGATTAACAATCTCACTTTTAATTATCAGAATATAATACAAGAACACTACATACATAAAAGGTGTTGTTTCCTTAATCCTtagaaatatacaaaatataaaatttgcatTCAACAAAAGACAAAACCATTTTGTAttgttacttttaatattaatcttaaaattaagaatattatcctTGGCATTTGGTaagtttatattgatatttaaatatttaaataagtattatacaacATGCACAGTTTTAAAATGTGcatttttttgataacttataagatgcaaaggataataatattcttacctttaaaattaattatgaatcaaTGAACTCAAATATCaaagctaataaaataaatctaattctGCTAAACGCAAATTTtctgttatatgtttttaagaCAGAAACAAAACATACAGGCGTTCTCTTAAGTTCAAGGCTATGTAACTATAATGCCAACATTATTGATAAcagttgttaatatttattaataattatctgtaGATGAGAAACTATTAACTTACATAAAGcattaatgatatatttctggatttgtaaaaatattaattgcttACTACCTCCattcaaaatataaagtagATTTCTATGATGTATAGGCAtgtggttaaatattttaagaacagACTGATAttcaattgaattttatatagtaCATTTCGATAAAATTTAGTCAAGTGAACAATAAATAAtgggacatattttttttatttgaaccaTTTTACTCGAGTAGACAAAcacttacttaatatattaatcagtTATTTTTCCTATTAGCAATACATAGATTAGATAATACTTGTCGAtttcatatagtattatttaattatgtcataatagtatattttcagacactgatgattttttttatttgttatatgatgaaattgaaataatctatacttaacaatattcaatttataatataatatattgcttgcatatagtacattataatttataattatattatattgacattttgtTAATATGTTGCTTATTCAAGACAAATACAAACATGCATaagattcaaaaattattattctccaAGCTAATTAAATACGAAATTCTCATTACTttttacctataattaaatacaaacaaatttgtagttttttgtaattaaaaatcataacataatactataaaagtataataagtcATGCATTTTTGACACTGAcatgattttgaaaattgatagatatattttacacaacACTGAAACCACACagagtaaaatttattttgcatgttaagtattaaatagaatcatttattttaattatgaaaaatactttAGATTAGATTTTTAGTTAAATGTATGTGTGTTTGGGATACTAAAAGTCACTCGTCTCATTAATGCTATCTTCGGggaaattatatctattattcatTGTATATAGTGTACTATGCtatctaaaaatacaaaaataaattacctgatc
This genomic window contains:
- the LOC132918909 gene encoding tectonin beta-propeller repeat-containing protein isoform X1, which codes for MNKLQCVLAINNYGKIFTLSAFDDQWKPFPHVGMDLKHISAIENYMWSIGGDNQTYLLVHNLDKAIRIKEEVYENERWMPGGSFSKRLLPTDRYCWSSENGKEEKLKENIKLPSFVWQWEHEWKLETTFEENDLDDDGWTYAVDFCAKFYPIKRWNSCVRRRKWYRNRMYTGTNSWCIISPLHKDFTQEPFICVSIGGHKIPGAELGVIMVWAVTAQGRIFYRKNVNKTWPEGCLWICVPTKEGSESRYIDCGPSGSVWVVLWSGLILVRKEVSAETPQGKKWIIVESPESDSKITQLSVGLQSVWAITNDSRVWYRKGIDQNLNEGICWVKLNTFMFSVSVTPNDQVFSVGLDRHLYFRSEVSKNHPTGKKWVHIQASIEIEQPKVQETKLEGIESWISSSFTEPSHSAPTRLVGNDSKNNLNLNAKEIKPSQRRVSAWSPKLSIGSLIGMEAKPDSFMEIQSNISIQKPKTFWSSVVGGSIEPDVCFISQWFNSPKDRENIFKSKWRREILDKLIELRLKEKEFQQITSFAL
- the LOC132918909 gene encoding tectonin beta-propeller repeat-containing protein isoform X2, whose protein sequence is MPGGSFSKRLLPTDRYCWSSENGKEEKLKENIKLPSFVWQWEHEWKLETTFEENDLDDDGWTYAVDFCAKFYPIKRWNSCVRRRKWYRNRMYTGTNSWCIISPLHKDFTQEPFICVSIGGHKIPGAELGVIMVWAVTAQGRIFYRKNVNKTWPEGCLWICVPTKEGSESRYIDCGPSGSVWVVLWSGLILVRKEVSAETPQGKKWIIVESPESDSKITQLSVGLQSVWAITNDSRVWYRKGIDQNLNEGICWVKLNTFMFSVSVTPNDQVFSVGLDRHLYFRSEVSKNHPTGKKWVHIQASIEIEQPKVQETKLEGIESWISSSFTEPSHSAPTRLVGNDSKNNLNLNAKEIKPSQRRVSAWSPKLSIGSLIGMEAKPDSFMEIQSNISIQKPKTFWSSVVGGSIEPDVCFISQWFNSPKDRENIFKSKWRREILDKLIELRLKEKEFQQITSFAL